TCGGATAAAAACTTGGTTGCCACAAACGATGACAAGAAGTGCTATGATTTAGTTAAATTTGTAATTAAAGTTGTATATCAATGTGAGTCCATACTCAACGGATTATATTGAGAGTTCAAAAGCTAATATATGTCTCCAAGATTTAGctatttattattttgatattgagAACTTATGTGCTTGGCTTCTTATGTGAGATGCGTATGTGATATGTTTGTACAATAGGATGTAGGTTAGAAGCGACTAGCTATATGTGTTCAGCTTGAAGCAATCTGGTGAGGATATACAACTAAATCATACATGAATTTGACAAAAAAAATTATTAATGCAGCTCAAGGATATCAATGTAGATGTACATAATCCTTTATACACCAAACAATTGATATGTTGTAGGCCGTATGCGACCCATGTATCTACTTTTTAAGTCCTAAGTTGAATCACACCATATATGTTCAGTTCTACATCCTATGGTGTGCATTTGGTTTAGAAACCTTTTCGAATGATTATATCTGATTCATGTTGGTCCCTTCTATCTGTTTTAGATCAGACCTATGGTGTACGCTATACAGGTAAGAGGATCTTTACATAAAGCCTTACTTCAAATACTTAgaaatattgtttttatattatatataatatataattatataataaataatgaatTAGGATCACAAAATGGCATTGTAGCTAGTTAGCACATTACGTAAGCATGTGTATCAGGCATTACAGCCGTTAAAATATGCAGACAGATCTATATTGAACAGAAAAATCTGTTATAGTCGAGGTTTATTGATGGATTCCATAAATATTCGGATATTATGATGGTGCCTGAggatgtcttttttttttttttccttaagATGAAAGAAAATGAAGGTTGCTAGTTGTTAAACTATGACAAGAATCAAGAAAAATATAATAGTTCGATTTTGTGAGTTGGATGTGACCAAGTTATCTTTTTTGCCCTTTGGGGCCTTGcctttacaaaaaaaaataaaataaaaaaataaatgaagATGGACTAACTTGAGCATTAGATTGACAACATTTAAGTATCGATTACATATTTTACTATTAATATACTAGCCGTAATATTAATGTCTTTCAAAAGCTTGTTTCCTCATTGAGATGGGGGCTTTGTCAAGATCATATCACGCATTGTTGTAAATGATGGCCGTCTCGGCCGACTAGTGGGTTTGGGACTAGCCCGTCCCATTTCGCCCAAAACGTCTAATAAGTCGGTCAAAGTCGGTATGAGGCGGGTCTGAGACAGTCAAAGTCAAGGTTGGTCAATATTAGGTCAAATTTTTAATGTTTTTTTTAGTCAGATTTTGTGCCCTATACATATGTTTGAGATATtacgtttgaaatatttatctgtaatatatatgttaaaatatattttactaaaagtcaacattagtcgaCGTCCGACTAGTCACCGACTCGACCGACTAGTCGTTTTAAAGTCTCAACCGACTCGTCTCCGTCTGCCGACTAGTTTAACCTTGCTATCACGATGTTGAGAAATGAACTCAATGTAAAGCCAATTGAGTACCATTATTGGCAGCTACATATGAAAATAGTCCGTCACCACTAATTGATTGACGGTTCCTTTTGAAAAAAGTTTTTGAAGCAATGATCTAAGACACGTATACTAGATAATTGTTTCTTGATACATCCATATTAGCAACTGTGAATCAGATTAACCCATGAAGAATGCTGAGCAGGGGACATATATATCATGCAATTATACCACTAAGCACTAGATATGGAATTAATAGCTAGCGATTACAACTTTAGTTTTACTAATGCTCTGTGAAGTTTTGCCTTTGTCAACCTCATTCGGTTTTATGATCTGTTTCATTTTGAGCTACATTTAATGTTGCAAATGGTTCTATTATAGTAGTATTCAGTAACAATTCAGGACACAGAATAGGGCCATGCATTTGGATTAGCCTAGTCTTATTTTACGTAGAAAAAAGTGACATGTCCTCTAGATATTGGGCGCTCCTTTCATGTTACTTTCTGTTTAATTCAGTTTGGTACAAGTTGTTATAACATAAAGGTAGTAGGAATGATGTTTGTTTCATGCTTTTGATTTCCATACTTTTAAATGCACGTACACCCATTTTGCTGTTAAATGAGAACACTGTTTAGAACTCAAAATATATTAAACCACTTATATATACTTTATTCTTAAATTATTTAGAGGATGAAAGAATTGCAAGCTGATGAAGCTAAGGAGAAAATGCTTCGATTAAGCATAGAAGCAGGTGGTTGCTCCGGTTTTCAATACAACTTCGAACTAGAAGAGAAACCCAATAATGATGACAGGTTTGCTATTCATACACAAATTGATATGTTTAAAATTTTGTATTATGACTAGTCTTTCATAAGTATATATGGAAATCGTGTAGGATTTTTGAGAGGGATGGTGTTAAATTGGTGGTTGACACAATATCATTGGGGTTTGTAAAAGGTGCAACGGTTGATTATGTTGAAGAGCTTATCCGTTCTGGATTTCAGGTAACTTACTTTTTTAAACTTTCGTTTGCAGTTCAAGTTATTCTTCGACGCACATCCTACTGTTTACTAAGATTAACGAAAACCTACTGGTTTTGTTGTGCAGGTGGCAGCAAATCCAAGTGCAGTTGGTGGATGTAGCTGTAAAAGTTCGTTTATGGTAAAATAGTTTACTAAGAAACAAACACGACCCAACATCATTTCTGTAGTCAGATTCAAACATACACCCAGAGACCATGATGTGGATTTAATGATGTTTTTGAAACGTAAATTATGAGAGTATTTTATTAACACATGATAGTTGTTGATAGCAACTGTATGTTTTTCAGAACACCTGTATTCTTTATATATTCAAACTTCGACTTGAGTTGGATGAATAAAATTGGTTCTTTTCATGAATGGAACAAAATATGTAATATGTTTTTAGATATATGAGAAATGTATCAGTGATTAATCTGAAGGGGCATTTTCTTGATGAATCtatatttgtattataaatcacCTCGGCCCCTCAAACTTTTATCGTATTTGTTTTGTCTCAACAAACGTGCTCAAGTTTAGTCACTCTACGAAGTACAGTATTATGCAAGTATAGACACTTTAATCATAAAATCATGATCCGATCAAACGAATTTTTTTaagtaaataatgatagtaatatttaatttaaccaattaggaTGCAAGATTAACGATATTTAGCGGAGTTATTAGTCTCATATAAACGGAAACGGGGCAAATGATAAAGTTTTCCCTATTCATGATATCTTGTGAAGATTTGTACTTTTACTATGATATTCTGATATACATGACTTAATCTAGTTATCCTATCATCGTTTTCGACTCTTTTTTTCGGCAATATAAAATATACTATTAGTGAGGTTTAAACCTAAACATTTTGTTAGATTATGACATCCGAAACCGATATCGAGTGTCATGGTATGCAATTCATTCGTCCAGTACAAGCGTCCACATTACTATTTTGGGATGTTCCATTTCAAGTGTCCACTATGTATTTTAACCAATCAGAAGAGGTTATTCTAAAGAGAAAATTTTTGATTAGTGGAGAATAAAATTAGTGAGATTTTCTAAAACTGAGTGTAAATGTAAGTGTGCACTTGTAATGAGACTGATATAGTAGTTATGGGAAATtgatcaaaatacacttttttttaaaggcttcaaacaaaatacacttttaaaaaaaattgtctttttacaccattcagtagatgggaattctgtctaccacctttatctgtcgtcgactaccatttttacaaagtattcGACGGTTTTTTCGTCGACTACTCAATACAGGTGGTCTACTATATAGTCGACGAAGTTATAAGGCAGTAGACGTAACCCTGGTAGACTACCTAAAAAACAAGGCatactgtctactgccttgttgttactgtctactgccttgttgttgctgtctactaccTTTTTAGGTACTATTACTGTAAGTCTGTAACAGTGTTGGGAATAGTACCTAGCATCAAAAAGTCCAAAATATTATAAAACAAAAACAGTAGACAGTAAAAACAAGGAAGTAGAcactaacaaggcagtagacagtaacaacaaggtagtaAACAGTTTGCCTTGTTTTTTAGGTAGTCTACCAAGGTTACGTCTACTGCCTTATAACTTCGTCGACTATATAGTAGACCACCTGTATTGAGTAGTCGACGAAAaaaccgtcgactactttgtaaaaatggtagtcgacgacagataaaggtggtagacagaattccCGTCTACTGAGTGGTGTAAaaagataataatttttttttaaaaagtatattttgtttgaagcctttaaaaaagtgtattttgatcaATTTCCCTGTAGTTATTTGGATGAAGTAGTAATTCAGTAAGCCCAATAGAAATGATAAAACCCAATGGGCCAAGTAGTAGGGTTGGAATGAAGATGATAAAACACATAAGCTTATCTCTAATTTTTGTTCGCTCGCGTAGGTAAGGGTTTAGACTTGAGAATAGAGGTTTATCCTTTAGGTTTTCAGTTTCAAATTAGGGACGATGCAAGGATCATcacctgcaacaacaacaacaacagcagtagGAGGAGGAGGAGGGAATATTAATAAAACGAATACGCGGAAATTAAAACTACCAGGCCCAAAGGAAATGGTGGCACACTATGAATC
The window above is part of the Rutidosis leptorrhynchoides isolate AG116_Rl617_1_P2 chromosome 1, CSIRO_AGI_Rlap_v1, whole genome shotgun sequence genome. Proteins encoded here:
- the LOC139841607 gene encoding iron-sulfur assembly protein IscA-like 2, mitochondrial, with the translated sequence MQSSRPLVQRVASIFASRIRQNSRLFSSTSTSSSVLAKEPQSSSISSEQESVYLSDNCVRRMKELQADEAKEKMLRLSIEAGGCSGFQYNFELEEKPNNDDRIFERDGVKLVVDTISLGFVKGATVDYVEELIRSGFQVAANPSAVGGCSCKSSFMIMTSETDIECHGMQFIRPVQASTLLFWDVPFQVSTMYFNQSEEVILKRKFLISGE